Genomic segment of Rattus norvegicus strain BN/NHsdMcwi chromosome 7, GRCr8, whole genome shotgun sequence:
AGGTCTGAAATGGGTTTGtgactccccacccctgccctctaAGCTTCAGACCTCAGGTAGCAGCAGGCTGTGTGGTCTTGGCCCCTTGGGACAGATGGCTTTGCGTCTTCCAGGGAAGCCTCAGATTCTTCCAGGTTTTGTCACCTGGAGTGGCATGTCCCAGGCTCGCAGACAACACTGCAGGGTGGGAGACAGCTGGGCACGGGGATTCCGTTGAGCATGGGCTCTGAACCCACAGAACTGACAAAGcccctgcttccccacccccacctcaggcTCCTGCGAGCAGTGTTCCTGcacccttccttcctgcctgttcTGTACTGGGACAGCAGTGTTTCCCCTGTCCTCCTCATGTCCAATAGCCTCCCTCCTCTTGGAAGGTCCTCCCCACAGTGACACTGGACAACCTTGGGGCAGCTGAGCCCAGCCTGGCTTCTGGCTAGAAGCATGATGGGTGAACTCGGCACTCCCAGTGTCCCTGTTGATAACTGTTTTTATTAACtgaattgtgttttgttttgttttttttcatggaCCAAAATTTTTTTTGTACTGTCTCCTTACTGATGTCACCCAGTTTTAATAAAAGACTTCTGAAGAGCAGGTCCCTGCTGTCTGTGGGGTTGCTGTGGGTCCCCATTGTCTGGGGGGGAATCATTGGGTCCCCACTATCTGGGGGGTGATCACTGAGTCCCCTGCTGTCTGGGAGTCACTACTGTAGTGTCTGCCATCTTCCCTCCCAGTGCCTTCTTCCTTGACAGGTGTTTCTTGAGGATGTTTGCCGGTCGTGCCAGGCTCTGGAGGTCTGGGAAATGAGTCTTTTTCCCCTGGGGACTCTGGGTCTTATTAGAGGCTTGTGACCTCAGCAATGCCCTTGGGTTGGTTGCTCCAACTCCCAGCCATCAAGAACAGACAAGGCAGTGCCGCTACTGGTGTCTCCCTCGTCCTTGAAATCTCCATGTCATGTACTGGCAGGAACAAGCTGTCCTTGGCATCTGTGGCCCCTTGATTTTGATGAAACTGGGCTTTGTTCTCCCAAGAGTACATGTCCATCCAGCCGCTGCCAAGGGCCCAGTGACAGGTTTTCCATACAGACCCACCACATGCACTGATCTCATGCTTTCTGAGGTTCTGTGAATGGCCCCAAGACACCGGGGTTTTCTTTGTGTTGTTTCCCTGTGATAGGGGTCTCTGTAACTAAGGCTAACCTTAAACTCACTGTGCACCTATCTCAGCAGCCCCCACCTGCAAGTGGAGATTACAGATGCGAGTCGTTACAGTGCCCGATGTAAGAAGCCTGTTCTGTTCTTAAAATCCAGTGTGGAGTGGCTGCTTTGGTCCTGTGTGGAGTAGATAGGGCTGCCTACCTGGCTGCTCAGACATTAATCCCCCTTGGAAAAAGCACGAAATGCCTGCGGTCCCGCCTGCTTccattgggtggctcacaacttcccACTGCACTCTCTCGTCCAGGAAGGTGTGGCGCACTGAACGAGCGACTGTCACACCCTGAAGTCACTGCTAAAAAATCTCACCCATCCGTGCAGTTCATTGATAccggcctttaatctcagcaccagggaggcagaggcagaacctctgagttccaggccagccaggattacAAAGACCCcgtttcacacacacaaaaagaatcTTGCCCATTGAGTAGCTGGATATCTGCTGAGTAGTGTTGTCTGCCAGTGCAGGGCATGCTGGATTGTCTGAGTTGAGAGGGTTAAAAAGAGGCGTTATAACCCGGAACAGAGGAAGCAGGTATCAAGGCACTGAACCGGCATCTGTTTTTACCCAGTCTAATTGCACGTGTGATGAGTGGCTGATGAGTCATTAATTCCAAGCAGACACTGTCCAGCTTGCTCTTAGAGAAGCTTTGGTGGGACAGAAAACTTCCTGTGCCGAGCATCCCTTTATTCCTGTGTGAATAGCCACGTGCTTGGTCTCTCTACACAACCGAATAGGCTGTCGGGGCAAAAAGAGACGGGAGTATTTAGGCAAAAACAAGGCACCCATTTCAGGCATAAATGCCCATTCTTTCATGTTCCTATCATACGTGCCAGGGGCAGGAACATCCTTTCTCTTCCAGCCCTCGTAATCAGTGCTCCCAGCTGGCAGCCTGGCACTGGCGCCTTCATCTCGGTGCCAGTGTGATAAAGGAGTGGTCTGTGGGAGGACAGCTCCACATTAGGCAGAATCTGGTAGAAGAAAAAACAACCACTGATTGATTTCGAGTTTGTCCCCATCACAGACTGCCTGGCCTTTTGACCACGATAGGCTGCTTCTGTGTAATCCCTGatccggggtgggggtggggggaagagacACGCTTCCAGTCGTTACCTCCTACCCACTTTTTCTTAGTGCTGTCAGCACTCCCCTCTAACCTAGTGCCGATTACTGTTACTGGCCGGTGGTAGCCTGGAGGATGACAACACTCCATTCGTGGTGTGCCAAGCCAGGAGGTCTGCACATGAGCATACAGTGGTTGGCGTCTGCCCTGTGGGTCAAGGTGCAGCTCCAGAGGGTGAGGAGCCTGCACTGAGCTTTCCGGAGTGGCTTGGAAACCCGAGCTCCTCCTCTTAGTCAAACAGATGTCTGTGGATGCCATGGTGCTCAAACTGCTAGATGTGGGCCTgccattctcccctcccccaaagtcACACATGAGCATCAGAGACCACAAAGCTCAGGAGACATGGCTACCCTTGAGTTTTGGAAGCTGCTGCTGTAACTCTGGCTTCTCTTCTGCTGTCTAGTGTCTGTAAACTAGCTATTTTAAGGGTTCCTGTAGGACAGGCAGAGCCTTGAGAGAAGAATTGAAGGAAGATCAAGCTTACCCAGGACTGTGTATGCTGGTCACCGCCTTCTGCCCTTTCTGAAGCCTGGAAGGACTCTGGGCCATGTGGCATCAGTGGTTCTACCTttgcccttccttcctgccttccctttaGAGACCTTCAAATGGGGATTATCTGAGGTGAAGGGGCTCACTGTGAGTCCCTGGCCTGTGAGTAACCACGATGACTGTAGtggctgttcctggttgtcaacttgactatatctggaatgaactacaatccagaactggaaggctcacctgtgatcctgatcttgaggctgggagatacaagtttctgatctggatcttggcatggagatcttgaggcaaagtggctatgaatcccaggagactaaaaAGCAAggagctctctgagttcaaggtcatctgggacaaagcaagtcccagatccaggcgtgggggtacacatctttaatctgggccacaccttctgctggaggcctatataaggacattggaaggagGAAGACTCACTCTTCGCCTGCCTGccatgtgggactgagccactgctagatccttggacttccattcacagctgctgctgaccgttgttggggagttggactacagactgtaagtcatcaacaaatccTCTTACtgtatagagactacccatacgTTCTATGActctagaaaaccctgactaataagaaccttgttcttttttatttttttaaagatttatttattatatataagtacactgtagttgttttcagacacaccagaagagggaatcagatctcattacagatggttgtgagccaccatgtggttgctgggatttgaactcaggacctctggaagaacagtcagagctcttaaccattgagccatctctccagcccgtttttagtttttcaaggtagggtttctctgtgaaaccCCCTCTGTCTGGGAACTCGttctgtaagccaggctggccttgaactcacagaggtccacctacctctgcctcctgagttctgggattatgggATTAAGGGGTGCACCATTATGTCTAGTTTCTCCCAGGATATTTTAATCCTTGGTCGGGGGTGCACCAAAGCACTGatgctcgtgtgtgtgtttgtttgtttgtttatttatttatttatttagacagagtctcactttgtcgcccagactggcctcaaattcactgagaccctcttgcctctgcttcccaagtactgggattaaagactcaCAACACCATGCCTGCCCTGTTAGTTGCAGTTTATttcagtgctggagactgaagcaTAGTGGGGACTGTTTTCCTGAACAGACACAAGACAAGACGTAGGTGGGGGGACTAAGCTGAAGCCAGTCGAGGAAAGAAACTGGCTGGCACCGTCAGCTGCAAACGGGAAGAAAAGCTGGTCTcagcttcagtcctgttccccacACGTCTGTACCCTTTACTCCCCTTTCTCCAGGCCAGACTCCCTGTCCCTGGGTGCCAGCCTCTGGGCCACTTCAGGGGCGGAGCTTGGCTGCACCCACGTGTGGTGGAGTTAAATACTCAGAGCCCACACCCGCCGGGGCAGAGAAGCAAGAAGCAGCACCATGGCTGGCAAGAAAGTCTGCATCGTAGGCTCCGGCAACTGGTAAGCGGTTCTATGAAGGGcatggggggggagggaaggtTTCTCCGAGGGCTGAGGGGCTCCCCAAAGGGAGGCTGGATgagcaggaagcaggcagaggaTGGGAAATGCGCTCAGGAGCGGGCCGGACTCCGGCTGCTGTCTCCAGTGCTTAGGCGGCGCACAGGACAGACTGTGCCCAACCTCCCGGCTGTGCCTGCTGGGCAGCTGCACCTGCTCGCCAGAGGAAGGTGAGCTAAGTGCTGCCGCCTTCCCTGCCCAAGGAGCTGCCTGTGTAGTGTGGGAAGGCTAGCCCACTTCACCAGCAGCAAAGACTGGGTAGACAGAATCGTCTCTCTATTGCCAGTCGCGGTGGGAGGCACATTTACCATAGGCGATCAGGGTGGGAGCAAGGGGGTGGAGTGACATGAGAGGCggggaggttaaaaaaaaatccaacaaactTTTTGAGGTGCtacccccctcctccctctcacccTACTCTACTTTCCCGTGCTTCCTCTCCTGCCAGGGGCTCAGCCATTGCCAAGATCGTGGGTAGTAATGCCAGCCAACTGGCACACTTTGATCCACGGGTGACCATGTGGGTGTTTGAGGAAGACATCGGGGGCAGAAAGTTAACTGAGATCATCAACACGCAACACGAGAATGTGAAATACCTGCCGGGGCACAAGCTGCCCCCTAATGTGGTAAGTTCCAACCGCTGTGAGAAGAGAGCGTGGCAAGGAAGGGGTGTCCCCCGCAGTCAACACTCAAAACTGACTTCGAGATGCCTCCTCCTGAAAGGAGGGCAGGAAGCCACTTTAAATGCCAGCTGGTCTGGTGGAGCAGCAGGTGGACTGCCCTAGGCCTGGAGTACCCCCATGCAGCCCCTAAATTGTTCCTTTGGACTCTTTCTGGAATCTGAATGTATCACCCCTTAGAGGTGCTTAGGTGGGAAAGCGGGGTGTGGGGGAGTTGGTCTCCGTGGCAACCAAAGGCTGGTTCTCAGGCCCCTGGACTCGGGGTCCAACCTCTCGTGCCTGCTCTGAACTCTAATCTCGTTACTCATTCACTGGCTATTAGCACATTTGAAGGCTGATCGTTGGACTTTCGGTCTTTGGTCAAATCCATATGGTGCTCTCCTCACCTAGGAAGGGGGACTAGGGAATAGGCAGGGAGACCGGGGCTGCCGCTGCCAAGTAAAGGCCCCTAAGACACAGTGATGAAATCTTAGTTGGCCTCTTCTCTTGCCAAGCCTAGGCTGCCTTTGGCCGTCTTCACTGACCCATGGCCAAGGGCTAAGAGTGTGGCTGTGTGGAGGAGGCGTGTTCTAGGAAGGCTCAGTGACCCAGGAGAGCTGGGGACAGGGAATACAAGAAGTTAGGATATTTCCAGTTCAGTCTCAAACAGCCTCCCTCCCCTAACACTGGCTTGAAGATATTCCAAAAGGGGTCCGTCCGCCTTGGGACTAGGAGAGGTCTAACAGGCACATGACCTGCTCTCCCCACAGGTGGCTGTCCCAGATGTCGTCCAGGCTGCAACAGGTGCTGACATCCTGGTTTTTGTGGTACCCCATCAGTTCATTGGCAAGATCTGTGACCAGCTCAAGGGCCACTTGAAAGCCAATACTATTGGCATATCTCTTATTAAGGTACCAGGGAAGCCTCGGTGTTTGGGGATGAGGTGCTGCTAACTATTACGGGTTTTGGGGGGTAGATAGAAGAGCACAGAAAAGAATATACAGGAAAGAGGCTGAGAACCCCGGACATGGGAGGGATTGGCTTTGGAGAGAGTAAAGAAAGCAGCTGAGGCTGGAAGTGTGGCTTTAGTGGAAGTGTGGCTTTAGTGGTGGAGAATTTGCCTAGCGTGcacgaggtcctgagttcaatccctagtaccagaaaggggggaggaaggaggcagagagtgttggggtggagagaaagagagagacagagagtgtgtgagtgtgagagtgtgtgtgtgtgtgtgtgtgtgtgtgtgtgtgtgtgtggtgctgggtcACTTGATGAAGATGAGATAGAGGTAGATGTCTTAGAAAGGAAGTGGCTTGGGATGTCTAGGGGGCTCCTTAGGGGCATACGATGCTTCTAAGAGGTAGGTTGGATAAGAGTGTGGGAGGGAGTCAATGGGATGGGTTGGCCACTGTTACCTGCTGTTCTCACAGCAAGTCAGGGCTAGATGGGATTGGGGCAGGATCTCTAGAGAGGGTACCAGATGGGTCTGAAGGACAGCTTACCTGAGCTCCACCCTCTGCCCTGCCCAGGGGATAGACGAGGGCCCCAATGGACTGAAACTCATCTCTGAAGTGATTGGGGAGAGCCTTGGCATCCCTATGAGCGTGCTGATGGGGGCCAACATTGCCAGTGAGGTGGCTGAAGAGAAGTTCTGTGAGACGACCATTGGTGAGACCCCTGTACACACCGCCCTAGCTGCTGCCCAAGCCCTTAGCTGTCCGATGGGAGGGGAGCCTGGGATATCGGGGGGTGGGGCTGTGAGTCTTGCTTTGGCTGGTGTGAGGGGCAGTTGGGTGGTTGCTTGTGCCATGCACCTGTCAccccagcttctcaggagactgaagcaggagggttTCTTTGAGCCCAGGGTCTGGGTCAGCCTAGGCAACACAGCAAGAGCCCAAGAGACCATCTTAAGGATCAAAATAAGAGGTTGTCCTCAAAGATTACCCCTTCTCTACTTTAGGCTGCAAGGACCCTGCTCAGGGACAGCTCCTGAAGGAGCTGATGCAAACACCCAACTTCCGCATCACCGTGGTACAAGAGGTGGACACAGTGGAGATCTGTGGGGCCTTGAAGGTGAGAGGATACAGCTTTAGAGCGAGGAGAAGCCTGCCAGAGGGCCCAGCTGAGCTCTTCCGGGTGGCTGGAACCAACTCTTGTACTTGGGCAACGTCTCCATTGGTGTACACACAGAAAACCCGTAGAAGTAAGGCCAGAGGGTCCAGTTACTGACTTGTAACTGTTCAGCAGTGGGTCCTTCTTCCACCCCTTAGACCTCCTGTGAGAGGCATAGCCCCGAGTCCCTGTGATGGTCCAATGTGAAGAGATTCCAGGTTAATAGGACACAAGATGTTCAGTGTGTCGATGGCCAGAACTATGGTGGCCGGTgtcttgaatcccagcactggggaggggaaggtggatctctgtaactttgtggcTGGTCagggactacatagtgagatactGTGATACTCTAAAAAGGAGAGGAGGTGTGACTCTTCACAGGGAATGTCAAGGATAAATATGagatagaaattaagaaaaagtgCCAAGAGGTGGTGGAGGtgtgcacccctttaatcccggcacttagaaggcagagggaggcagatctcttcagttccaggtcagccagggcagggagatgactctgttggtaaagtgcttgtcacacaagcCTAAAGGCTTGAATTGATCCCCAGAAGCCATGTTGAGGAGCTAGGCTCAGTGGCACACTGGTTATTTCAgcagtgaggaagcagaggcatgagGTTCCTGGACAGACAGTCAAGCTCAACTAGTGAGCTCCAAGCTCGCCAAGAGATgctatcacaaaaaaaaaaaaaaaaaaaaaaaaaagtttttctggGCCTTGTAAAGCGAGCCTTTAATCCcattactcaggaggcagaggcaggtggttctctgtgagtttgaggccagtctggtctacacagattTCTAGGCCAGCTAAAGTAATATGGTGAGACCATCTGGCAAattaataataagtaaataataagaaTAGTGGAGAGTAATTGAGAAAAACCATGTCAG
This window contains:
- the Gpd1 gene encoding glycerol-3-phosphate dehydrogenase [NAD(+)], cytoplasmic, which produces MAGKKVCIVGSGNWGSAIAKIVGSNASQLAHFDPRVTMWVFEEDIGGRKLTEIINTQHENVKYLPGHKLPPNVVAVPDVVQAATGADILVFVVPHQFIGKICDQLKGHLKANTIGISLIKGIDEGPNGLKLISEVIGESLGIPMSVLMGANIASEVAEEKFCETTIGCKDPAQGQLLKELMQTPNFRITVVQEVDTVEICGALKNIVAVGAGFCDGLGFGDNTKAAVIRLGLMEMIAFAKLFCSGSVSSATFLESCGVADLITTCYGGRNRKVAEAFARTGKSIEQLEKEMLNGQKLQGPQTARELHSILQHKGLVDKFPLFTAVYKVCYEGQPVGEFICCLQNHPEHM